One Leptospira terpstrae serovar Hualin str. LT 11-33 = ATCC 700639 genomic region harbors:
- a CDS encoding cytochrome c-type biogenesis protein CcmH — MVLGFCILLPNLLFAQKTTTNLKEETQIQTFLKVTEQIRCICLPSLPIQSCSFNMCAASSYLKSFIENRIKDGMKEEEIISKMENGFGDSVLKDPIVVMFQENGNQGMVDSIVYGFGPKILAQPDGTWINFTLFALGAFGLFGIYKYGTRKKKDLLQSNVASDSGQKSSTEEIKNKIRKYEEET, encoded by the coding sequence ATGGTTCTCGGATTTTGTATTCTTTTGCCAAACCTATTATTTGCACAGAAAACTACCACAAATCTAAAAGAAGAAACACAAATCCAAACCTTCTTAAAAGTCACAGAACAAATTCGTTGTATTTGTTTGCCAAGTCTCCCCATCCAATCTTGTTCCTTCAATATGTGTGCGGCTTCCAGTTATCTCAAATCCTTTATTGAAAACCGAATCAAAGACGGAATGAAGGAAGAGGAAATCATTTCAAAAATGGAAAATGGTTTTGGAGATTCTGTTTTAAAAGACCCCATTGTGGTGATGTTTCAGGAAAATGGAAACCAAGGGATGGTGGATTCCATTGTATATGGTTTTGGACCCAAAATATTAGCTCAACCTGATGGAACCTGGATTAATTTCACTTTATTTGCATTAGGTGCCTTTGGTCTTTTTGGAATTTATAAATATGGAACTAGAAAAAAGAAGGATCTTTTACAATCAAATGTAGCTTCTGACAGTGGCCAAAAGTCTTCCACAGAAGAAATCAAAAACAAAATTCGTAAGTACGAAGAAGAAACTTAA